One Deltaproteobacteria bacterium genomic region harbors:
- a CDS encoding DUF370 domain-containing protein, whose product MKLLNVGYGNVVVAARVVAVVGPAAAPIRRLREEAGQRGKLVDATQGRKTRSVIVTDSDHVVLSAVQPETLALRLAGRDDPGLEP is encoded by the coding sequence GTGAAGCTCTTGAACGTCGGCTATGGGAACGTCGTGGTCGCCGCGCGCGTCGTCGCGGTGGTCGGCCCGGCCGCCGCGCCGATCCGGCGCCTGCGCGAAGAGGCCGGCCAGCGCGGCAAGCTCGTCGACGCGACCCAGGGGCGCAAGACGCGCTCCGTGATCGTCACGGACTCCGATCACGTCGTGCTCTCCGCGGTTCAGCCCGAGACGCTGGCGCTGCGCCTGGCCGGGCGCGACGACCCGGGTCTCGAGCCGTGA